The following are encoded in a window of Deltaproteobacteria bacterium genomic DNA:
- a CDS encoding TetR family transcriptional regulator gives MTRKIPDRRFEELADCAARVFIDQGYRRTQMADVAEALGVAKGTLYLYVESKEALFDLALRCADTHERVRQPAALPIATPKPGATAAYVRDRLAANQVPALAAALAKKRVTDPAEELAEVVRELYAVLARNRRSIKLLDTSARDLPELAALWFEAGRDGLMATLAQYLERRIRSGKLRAVPDVTAAARLIIETTVFWAVHRHWDPHPQKVDDKVALDTVVRFIVGALA, from the coding sequence ATGACACGCAAGATCCCCGACCGGCGCTTTGAGGAACTGGCCGACTGCGCGGCCCGCGTTTTCATCGACCAGGGCTACCGGCGCACGCAGATGGCCGACGTGGCGGAGGCGCTCGGCGTGGCGAAGGGCACGCTCTATCTCTACGTCGAGAGCAAGGAGGCGCTCTTCGATCTGGCGCTACGGTGCGCCGACACTCACGAGCGCGTCCGCCAGCCGGCCGCGCTGCCCATCGCGACCCCGAAGCCGGGCGCAACCGCTGCGTATGTACGCGACCGGCTGGCGGCCAACCAGGTGCCGGCGCTAGCGGCGGCGCTGGCGAAGAAGCGCGTAACCGATCCGGCGGAAGAACTTGCCGAGGTCGTCCGCGAGCTGTACGCGGTCCTCGCCCGCAATCGCCGCAGCATCAAGTTGCTCGACACCTCCGCGCGCGACCTCCCGGAGCTCGCTGCGCTCTGGTTCGAGGCGGGCCGGGACGGGCTGATGGCCACGCTCGCGCAGTACTTGGAGCGCCGCATCCGCAGCGGGAAGCTCCGTGCGGTACCGGACGTGACGGCGGCGGCCCGGCTGATCATCGAAACCACGGTCTTTTGGGCGGTGCATCGGCACTGGGATCCGCACCCCCAGAAGGTCGACGACAAGGTGGCGCTGGACACGGTGGTCCGTTTCATCGTCGGCGCCCTGGCATAG